From the genome of Yersinia enterocolitica, one region includes:
- a CDS encoding peptidase — protein sequence MNKEKIAHLDAVSRKARTVMEREGLDALVVTVCDNFYYLTGFASFFMYTFRHTGAAVVIMFRDAAIPSQIIMNEFEAASAHFDMPNMVLKTFPVWVDVDSPRNPLNHQTKRERPIGPPVEAVFSLVKAALEDAGVLGKTIAIELHAMSNGGKGVLDKVAPGLKLVDSTPLFNEIRMIKSPWEIEHLRKSAEITEFGIARAAKEIRVGCTAAQLTAAYKAAVMTFPETNFSRFNLISVGDNFSPKMLADDTPAKPGDLIKFDCGVDVAGYGADLARTFVLGEPDPLAKQIYDTIRIGHEHMLSRVAPGVKLKDVFDSTMDVIKKSGLPHYNRGHLGHGDGVFLGLEEAPFISTLATETFQPGMVLSLETPYYGIGIGSIMLEDMILITDNGYEFLTKLDRGLQRCD from the coding sequence GTGAATAAAGAAAAGATTGCGCATTTAGACGCGGTAAGCCGCAAAGCCCGTACGGTAATGGAGCGAGAAGGGCTTGATGCTCTGGTGGTCACCGTCTGTGATAATTTCTACTATCTCACTGGGTTCGCCAGCTTCTTTATGTATACCTTCCGCCACACTGGTGCGGCGGTGGTGATTATGTTCCGTGATGCAGCAATTCCTTCGCAAATCATCATGAATGAGTTTGAGGCAGCCAGTGCCCACTTTGATATGCCGAATATGGTGCTAAAAACCTTTCCGGTGTGGGTCGATGTCGACTCTCCACGCAATCCCCTTAATCATCAGACCAAGCGTGAGCGGCCGATTGGCCCGCCAGTTGAAGCTGTTTTTAGTTTAGTCAAAGCAGCGCTTGAGGACGCCGGGGTGCTGGGTAAGACCATTGCCATTGAATTACATGCCATGTCTAACGGGGGAAAAGGTGTTCTGGACAAAGTAGCGCCAGGGCTGAAATTGGTTGATTCAACGCCGTTATTTAATGAAATCAGGATGATCAAAAGCCCGTGGGAGATTGAACATCTGCGCAAAAGTGCTGAGATAACCGAGTTTGGTATTGCCCGTGCAGCGAAAGAAATTCGCGTCGGTTGTACTGCGGCACAATTGACGGCGGCATACAAAGCCGCAGTAATGACGTTCCCGGAAACGAACTTCTCCCGTTTCAATCTTATTTCGGTTGGCGATAACTTCTCGCCTAAAATGCTGGCGGATGACACCCCAGCTAAGCCGGGAGACTTAATTAAGTTTGACTGCGGTGTGGATGTTGCAGGTTATGGTGCCGATCTGGCGCGAACTTTTGTTCTGGGGGAGCCGGACCCACTAGCAAAGCAGATATATGACACCATTAGAATCGGTCATGAACATATGCTCTCAAGGGTGGCACCGGGGGTTAAATTAAAAGATGTTTTTGATTCCACCATGGACGTCATTAAAAAATCGGGCTTGCCACATTATAATCGTGGTCATCTAGGGCACGGTGATGGTGTATTTTTGGGATTAGAAGAAGCACCTTTCATCAGTACATTAGCGACTGAAACGTTCCAGCCTGGGATGGTGTTAAGCCTTGAAACACCCTATTACGGTATTGGGATCGGTTCGATTATGTTAGAGGATATGATTCTCATTACTGATAATGGTTATGAGTTTTTAACTAAACTCGATCGCGGCTTACAACGTTGTGACTAA